A genomic region of Chryseobacterium sp. KACC 21268 contains the following coding sequences:
- a CDS encoding histidine kinase: protein MKNIYYHILLILLLLLIPILSSPELDGSLRLISSSFFQRDFSRYVLFIVFFYLNLAFLLPKLYDKRRLLLYWVSVFVSFIWICTLPYFIFPNDHGSDPKFDFFQNQISNQSQKNQQRFQDFPPPPENFSPKDRAEFEAHNFPEMQRSKKGFPPPPHLRKDDSFSRKYVSSILPFLFSFLSSFFLYQSIKKKEMERAKAKADLLNLRYQLQPHFLFNTLNSVYSLILIKSDDASEGILKLSNVMRYIVEESENDFVLLSKELFYIKDYIALQLMRTDESLDFDYQENGVTDDVKIVPMILLNYIENAFKYGVNAEENSKISIEVNVKDGQLNFKVFNHIVNHSAADESTKVGMKNTTERLEKLYPGKYTLNIEENKKSYFVELNLDLSS from the coding sequence TTGAAAAACATCTACTACCATATTCTCTTGATTCTATTACTGTTACTGATTCCAATATTATCTTCACCGGAATTGGACGGTAGTCTGCGTTTGATCAGTTCGAGTTTCTTTCAGAGGGACTTTTCCAGATATGTTTTGTTTATTGTTTTCTTCTATTTGAATCTGGCTTTTCTGCTTCCAAAGTTATATGATAAAAGAAGGCTACTACTTTATTGGGTGAGTGTTTTTGTGTCATTCATCTGGATTTGTACACTTCCTTATTTCATATTTCCAAATGACCACGGAAGCGACCCGAAGTTCGATTTTTTTCAGAATCAGATTTCAAATCAATCACAGAAGAATCAACAACGTTTTCAGGATTTTCCACCACCACCTGAAAATTTTTCGCCAAAGGATAGAGCCGAATTTGAAGCTCATAACTTTCCGGAGATGCAACGCAGCAAAAAAGGTTTTCCGCCGCCGCCACATCTGAGAAAAGATGATTCGTTTAGCAGGAAATATGTGTCTAGTATTTTGCCATTTCTGTTTTCGTTTCTCAGTTCTTTCTTTTTGTACCAGTCCATCAAAAAAAAGGAAATGGAACGCGCGAAAGCAAAAGCTGACCTTCTCAATCTCAGATATCAATTGCAGCCGCATTTTTTATTCAATACGCTGAATTCTGTTTACTCATTGATTTTGATTAAGTCTGATGACGCGTCGGAAGGGATTTTGAAATTGTCAAATGTAATGCGCTACATCGTAGAAGAAAGCGAAAATGATTTTGTGCTACTGTCAAAAGAATTATTTTACATCAAGGATTACATTGCATTACAGTTGATGAGAACTGACGAAAGTCTCGATTTTGATTATCAAGAAAATGGCGTGACAGATGATGTGAAGATCGTTCCGATGATTCTCCTCAATTACATCGAAAATGCCTTCAAATATGGTGTGAACGCAGAAGAGAACTCCAAAATTTCTATTGAAGTGAATGTGAAAGACGGACAACTGAACTTCAAAGTTTTTAATCACATCGTCAATCATTCCGCTGCTGACGAATCGACCAAAGTTGGAATGAAAAACACAACAGAACGTCTTGAGAAACTATATCCAGGAAAATATACTTTAAACATCGAAGAAAATAAAAAATCGTATTTTGTGGAACTCAATCTGGACCTCAGTTCATAA
- a CDS encoding LytTR family DNA-binding domain-containing protein produces the protein MIKAIAIDDEILALKIIETFASKMEGISLEKTFHKQSDAEKYLRKFPVDLIFLDIQMPNKNGLEFYKDLSQDIKVIFTTAFSEYAVDAFDVNAIDYLVKPFSFDRFQKAVEKLALKSSNELQPQHLLIRADYKLHKIEFEDIILIEGLDDYIQIHLKNAPKITARSSMKNILAKLPEKDFIRVHRSYILPVKAIKGIVNKNIHLEDFIIPVGETYKDDLKKIIGYY, from the coding sequence ATGATAAAAGCAATCGCTATAGACGACGAAATCCTGGCTCTAAAGATCATCGAAACTTTCGCTTCGAAGATGGAAGGCATCAGCCTGGAAAAGACTTTTCATAAACAGAGCGACGCTGAAAAATATCTGCGTAAGTTTCCCGTCGATTTGATTTTTTTGGACATCCAGATGCCGAACAAAAACGGATTGGAGTTCTATAAAGATCTTTCCCAGGACATCAAGGTGATCTTCACTACCGCTTTTTCGGAATATGCTGTCGACGCTTTTGATGTGAATGCGATTGATTATCTGGTCAAACCTTTTTCATTTGATAGATTCCAAAAAGCGGTTGAAAAATTAGCACTTAAATCTTCAAATGAACTGCAGCCGCAACATCTCCTGATCCGCGCAGACTACAAACTTCATAAGATAGAATTTGAAGATATTATATTGATAGAAGGTTTGGACGATTACATCCAGATCCATCTCAAAAATGCCCCGAAAATCACAGCAAGGTCATCTATGAAAAATATTTTGGCGAAGCTTCCGGAGAAGGATTTTATCCGTGTTCATAGGTCTTACATTCTTCCGGTCAAAGCCATCAAAGGGATTGTGAACAAGAATATTCATCTGGAAGATTTCATCATTCCGGTTGGTGAGACGTACAAAGATGATCTCAAAAAAATCATTGGATATTATTAA
- a CDS encoding intradiol ring-cleavage dioxygenase, translating into MFRKMRMVSRKDFLKSLGLAGVTAVAAPFILRCSSKSEEEENAAIDNSVSTECAVTNSETEGPFPTKSPSTLVQNNIVGDRTGFLFDINLTIQNVKNNCAALQGVIVDIWHCDKDGNYSEYGGGGMQSTNYTNYHFLRGRQTTDENGKVSYRSVFPGWYNGRATHIHVHIYNNVGTSLLITQIAFPEGSGSQVELVNASSGYRGMSGYTYNANDNVFGDGTANEMSTISGNLNEGFKLEHTIKVNA; encoded by the coding sequence ATGTTTAGAAAGATGAGGATGGTGAGTAGGAAAGACTTCCTGAAAAGTCTCGGATTAGCAGGTGTAACTGCTGTTGCAGCACCATTTATTTTGCGTTGCAGCAGCAAAAGTGAAGAAGAAGAAAATGCAGCGATCGATAATTCTGTTTCTACAGAATGTGCGGTGACGAATTCTGAAACGGAAGGTCCTTTCCCCACCAAATCCCCATCGACTCTAGTTCAAAACAATATTGTTGGTGACAGAACAGGATTTCTCTTTGACATTAATTTGACAATTCAGAACGTAAAAAACAATTGTGCGGCTTTGCAAGGCGTGATCGTAGATATCTGGCATTGCGACAAAGACGGTAATTACTCCGAATATGGCGGCGGCGGAATGCAGTCCACGAATTACACCAATTATCATTTCCTGAGAGGCAGACAGACGACGGATGAGAACGGGAAGGTAAGTTACAGATCGGTTTTTCCTGGTTGGTACAATGGTCGGGCGACGCATATTCACGTTCATATTTATAACAATGTGGGAACGTCGCTTCTCATCACGCAAATCGCTTTTCCGGAAGGTTCGGGAAGTCAGGTGGAACTGGTGAATGCAAGCAGTGGTTATCGCGGAATGAGCGGTTATACCTACAACGCCAATGACAATGTCTTCGGTGATGGAACGGCAAATGAGATGAGTACAATCAGCGGAAATTTAAATGAAGGATTCAAGCTGGAACACACGATCAAGGTGAATGCTTAA
- a CDS encoding carboxymuconolactone decarboxylase family protein, translating to MDKRININTTEPHAYKAMLGLEAYLAQAEISKTIKELIKIRASQINNCAYCLAMHTKDAIKYGESAERLFIVSAWHEAESHFTEEERVALKMTEEITQISQYGLSDETYQKALKFFSEKQVAEIIMAIVTINAWNRIAISTQLQIGE from the coding sequence ATGGACAAACGCATCAACATCAACACGACAGAACCTCACGCTTACAAAGCAATGCTAGGATTGGAAGCTTATCTGGCTCAGGCAGAAATCTCTAAAACCATCAAAGAACTCATCAAAATCCGTGCTTCACAGATCAACAATTGTGCTTATTGCTTGGCGATGCACACCAAAGATGCCATCAAATATGGTGAAAGCGCAGAGAGGCTTTTCATCGTCAGCGCTTGGCACGAGGCAGAAAGTCATTTCACAGAAGAGGAAAGAGTTGCCTTGAAGATGACGGAAGAGATCACACAAATTTCGCAATACGGTTTGAGCGATGAAACGTATCAAAAAGCTTTGAAATTCTTTTCTGAGAAACAAGTCGCTGAGATCATTATGGCCATTGTGACCATCAATGCCTGGAACAGGATTGCGATCAGTACGCAACTTCAAATAGGAGAATAA
- a CDS encoding DoxX family membrane protein, producing MKYPLKQIYPQLFLRLALAFTFLSAVADRLGILGKNTVWGNWENFVTYTRQITAFLPGSFSEFGAYAATFLEIVFALFLILGFKTKITAYASGSLLLIFALSMSITLGIKATFDYSVWVGSAAAFLLSAQEKFPFSIDENLNQPKK from the coding sequence ATGAAATATCCTCTAAAACAAATCTATCCACAGCTCTTCCTAAGACTGGCATTAGCCTTTACATTTTTGTCCGCAGTGGCAGACCGCTTGGGAATTTTAGGAAAAAATACCGTTTGGGGGAACTGGGAAAATTTTGTCACTTACACCAGACAGATCACTGCTTTTCTACCAGGATCTTTCAGCGAGTTCGGCGCTTATGCTGCGACATTTTTAGAAATTGTTTTTGCCCTCTTTCTGATTTTGGGTTTCAAAACCAAGATCACCGCCTACGCATCAGGATCACTGCTCTTGATCTTTGCACTGAGTATGAGCATCACGCTCGGTATCAAAGCGACCTTTGACTATTCGGTTTGGGTAGGAAGCGCTGCGGCATTTTTGCTTTCAGCTCAGGAAAAATTCCCTTTCAGCATCGATGAAAATTTAAATCAACCTAAAAAATAA
- a CDS encoding DUF5829 family protein has product MRSLIVVFILIQSFVFGQEKAITKNIEFDHLYFVIPDSVFQKVVSDSYFLEIFTSGDKGWPKFEAIDSPEKKEVYFRLENSYFELLSDQNKWKEPLDKIGIGWASNKENSQEELSELLRSKYQEVESYDEKDSLKQKLHTTFYIKPENNSATNLDLWLQQFYPRFIENNFGKQKTPYDITGKKQRAERYYSKNTIAKEITDIGLMLDSSEFEKTSKWLQTIGYKSQPNKRASVFQKGKMTFSLFHGEQNKLWYLQFKNNYSPKKREIKFSNDSKIEIEKEQSTWWFYPKDQCCPNDH; this is encoded by the coding sequence ATGAGATCATTGATTGTCGTTTTTATTTTGATTCAAAGCTTTGTATTCGGGCAGGAAAAAGCGATTACCAAAAACATAGAATTTGACCATTTGTACTTTGTAATTCCGGATTCTGTCTTTCAAAAAGTGGTTTCAGATTCCTATTTTTTAGAAATCTTTACCAGTGGCGACAAAGGTTGGCCCAAGTTCGAAGCGATAGATTCTCCGGAAAAGAAAGAAGTGTATTTCAGATTGGAAAACAGCTATTTTGAATTACTAAGCGACCAGAACAAATGGAAAGAACCACTTGATAAAATAGGAATCGGCTGGGCAAGTAATAAAGAAAACTCTCAGGAAGAATTGTCTGAACTTCTAAGATCAAAATACCAAGAAGTGGAATCCTACGACGAAAAAGACAGTCTAAAACAGAAGCTACACACCACTTTTTACATTAAACCAGAAAATAATTCAGCAACAAACCTAGACCTTTGGTTGCAGCAATTCTATCCAAGATTCATCGAGAATAATTTTGGAAAACAGAAAACGCCATATGATATTACAGGCAAAAAACAACGCGCCGAAAGATACTATTCCAAGAATACGATCGCTAAAGAAATTACCGATATTGGATTGATGCTCGACAGTTCTGAGTTTGAAAAAACATCCAAATGGTTGCAGACGATCGGCTACAAAAGCCAGCCCAACAAAAGAGCTTCTGTTTTTCAAAAAGGAAAGATGACATTTTCTCTTTTCCACGGCGAGCAAAACAAACTGTGGTATCTCCAATTTAAAAACAATTATTCTCCGAAGAAACGAGAGATCAAGTTTTCAAATGACTCAAAAATTGAAATTGAAAAAGAACAAAGCACCTGGTGGTTTTATCCAAAAGATCAATGCTGTCCGAATGATCATTAA
- a CDS encoding PH domain-containing protein: MINNLKKYLNEEQDPRSVEKIIEKVNDLLTNGETLEYIAVQNKPAINISPDSIVLTNKRIIFFRSKSFGLVTDFQDYLWKDVGESHISEAILGSTFKMTAVSGFVETIDYIPKSQARKLYQYAQAKEEEMIEFRRQKELEDKRATSGGITVNTQPEQKEEPKKDIPTEDPMETLMKLKAYLDNDLISAEDYEAKKKEILARM, translated from the coding sequence ATGATCAACAACCTCAAAAAATACCTCAACGAAGAGCAAGACCCAAGATCCGTTGAAAAAATCATAGAAAAAGTAAATGACCTTTTGACCAATGGTGAAACCCTGGAATACATCGCTGTTCAGAATAAACCTGCAATCAACATTTCGCCAGATTCAATTGTCCTTACGAATAAAAGGATCATCTTTTTCCGTTCAAAATCGTTTGGTTTGGTGACGGATTTTCAGGATTATCTTTGGAAAGATGTGGGTGAAAGTCATATCAGCGAGGCGATTCTTGGTTCTACTTTTAAGATGACGGCGGTAAGCGGATTTGTGGAGACGATTGATTATATTCCAAAATCTCAAGCGAGAAAGTTGTATCAATATGCACAAGCCAAAGAGGAAGAAATGATAGAATTTCGCAGACAAAAAGAACTGGAAGACAAGCGTGCAACTTCTGGAGGAATCACGGTCAATACGCAGCCTGAGCAAAAAGAAGAACCGAAGAAAGACATTCCAACAGAAGATCCAATGGAAACGCTGATGAAATTGAAAGCCTATCTGGACAATGACCTCATCTCTGCCGAAGATTACGAAGCCAAAAAGAAAGAGATCTTGGCTAGAATGTAA
- a CDS encoding transposase → MKKHILISAILLSGVFYAQSNCDNVKLENTNLKTENDYLKKVVELNTPILESEKNNNNFRITKVVGNKADKTITITFLVEAKDENKNMTISDISIIDTEGNEYKEDLVKSSRPYPQLATNVPLKLSFLFREIQGEPLFIKLFRFKTLYLSEKSSGFGTKSNIELRDLKVNWN, encoded by the coding sequence ATGAAAAAACACATCCTGATTTCAGCTATTCTTCTTAGTGGCGTTTTTTATGCGCAAAGCAACTGCGACAATGTAAAACTTGAAAACACGAATCTAAAAACGGAAAATGATTATCTAAAAAAAGTTGTTGAGTTAAATACGCCAATTCTGGAATCTGAGAAAAACAATAATAATTTTAGAATCACAAAAGTTGTTGGTAATAAAGCTGATAAAACTATCACTATTACTTTTCTTGTTGAAGCTAAAGACGAAAATAAAAATATGACCATAAGCGATATTTCTATTATAGATACTGAAGGGAATGAGTATAAAGAAGACTTAGTTAAATCTAGTAGACCATATCCGCAATTGGCAACAAATGTTCCTCTTAAATTAAGTTTTTTATTCAGAGAAATACAGGGCGAACCTTTATTTATAAAATTATTCAGGTTTAAAACACTTTATTTATCGGAGAAAAGTTCTGGATTTGGAACTAAATCAAATATCGAATTGAGAGACCTTAAAGTAAATTGGAACTAA
- a CDS encoding ABC-F family ATP-binding cassette domain-containing protein: MLSVQGLGLHHAGNYLFKDTNFTIKKGDKIGLVGKNGAGKSTLLKILSGEINFYEGNVVTEGKITIGFLKQDLDFVKGRTVWDETMQAFEQINALKDELEEVNHQLATRTDYESDAYTDLINRMTDLNDLLMNFDAYNLEGDVEKILFGLGFKADDFQKITDEFSGGWRMRIELAKLLLQQNDLMLLDEPTNHLDMESIIWLEDFLKDYQGSMLLVSHDKQFMTSTCNRTFDVNNRKIDDYKANYSKYLELRKDRKEKLIQAKKNQDAEIKHTEELINKFRASASKASFAQSLIKKLDKVERIEVENEDVSKFNIRFQPSVQPGKVIFEAQNLGKAYGKKQIFDKVDFIVERGARIALLGQNGQGKTTLAKILAGDITDFSGSWNLGHNVNIGYFAQNQEEVLTPDKTVLQEAEDSATEETRPRVRDLLGSFLFQGEDVTKKTKVLSGGERNRLALCKLLLRPFNTLIMDEPTNHLDIQSKEIIKLALQKFEGTLIVISHDREFLQGLSDKIFEFRDGRMKEFLGDINEYLEFRQKESIREISAEKAKLHQEEEIPEVKVKVQEPVKESNIIVSKEQKNIQNKIKKVEEKISELELKIEEFEGSFTKENPSEETLETYNKIKEELDLTLQEWEFLGTQLEG; this comes from the coding sequence ATGCTTTCGGTTCAGGGATTAGGCTTACATCACGCAGGAAATTATCTTTTCAAAGACACCAATTTTACCATCAAAAAAGGTGATAAGATCGGATTGGTCGGAAAAAACGGAGCTGGAAAATCCACGCTTCTCAAAATACTTTCCGGAGAGATCAATTTCTACGAAGGTAATGTGGTCACAGAAGGTAAGATCACAATCGGCTTCCTAAAACAGGATCTTGACTTCGTAAAAGGAAGAACCGTTTGGGACGAGACGATGCAGGCTTTTGAGCAGATCAATGCTTTGAAGGATGAGTTGGAAGAAGTCAACCACCAACTCGCTACCAGAACCGATTACGAAAGTGATGCCTACACCGATCTCATTAACAGAATGACAGATCTGAACGATCTTCTAATGAATTTCGATGCTTACAATTTGGAAGGCGATGTGGAGAAGATCCTATTTGGATTGGGTTTCAAAGCGGATGATTTCCAAAAAATCACCGATGAGTTTTCCGGCGGTTGGAGAATGAGAATCGAACTGGCAAAATTGCTTCTTCAGCAAAACGACCTGATGCTTCTGGATGAGCCTACCAACCACTTGGATATGGAATCTATCATTTGGCTGGAGGATTTTTTGAAAGATTATCAAGGCTCGATGTTGCTTGTAAGTCACGACAAGCAATTTATGACCTCTACTTGTAACAGAACTTTTGATGTCAACAACAGAAAAATAGACGATTACAAGGCAAACTACTCCAAATATCTTGAATTAAGAAAAGACAGAAAAGAAAAACTCATCCAGGCCAAAAAGAATCAGGATGCTGAAATAAAACATACAGAGGAATTGATCAACAAATTCCGTGCGAGTGCTTCCAAAGCTTCTTTTGCGCAATCGTTGATCAAAAAACTAGACAAAGTAGAACGCATTGAAGTGGAGAATGAAGATGTTTCTAAATTCAATATTCGTTTCCAACCGAGTGTACAACCTGGAAAAGTGATCTTCGAAGCTCAAAATCTGGGGAAAGCCTACGGTAAAAAACAGATTTTTGATAAGGTGGATTTCATCGTAGAAAGAGGCGCAAGAATCGCTTTGCTTGGACAAAATGGACAAGGAAAAACGACTTTGGCAAAAATTCTTGCCGGCGATATCACCGATTTTTCTGGAAGCTGGAATCTTGGACACAATGTGAACATCGGTTATTTTGCTCAGAATCAGGAAGAAGTTTTGACGCCGGATAAAACCGTTCTACAGGAAGCGGAAGACTCTGCAACCGAGGAAACAAGACCTAGAGTTCGAGATCTTTTGGGATCTTTCCTTTTCCAAGGCGAAGATGTGACGAAGAAAACGAAAGTCCTTTCCGGAGGTGAGCGAAACCGTTTGGCGCTTTGTAAATTGTTGCTTCGTCCGTTCAACACGTTGATCATGGATGAGCCTACGAATCACTTGGATATCCAGTCAAAGGAAATTATCAAATTGGCACTTCAGAAGTTTGAAGGCACCTTGATCGTCATTTCTCACGACCGTGAATTCCTACAAGGATTGTCTGACAAGATCTTCGAATTCCGTGATGGACGTATGAAGGAATTTCTTGGTGACATCAACGAATATCTGGAATTCAGACAGAAAGAAAGCATCCGTGAGATCTCTGCTGAGAAAGCAAAACTTCATCAGGAAGAAGAGATCCCGGAAGTAAAAGTTAAGGTTCAAGAGCCTGTGAAAGAATCTAATATCATCGTTAGCAAAGAACAAAAGAACATCCAAAATAAGATCAAAAAAGTCGAAGAAAAGATCTCTGAACTTGAATTGAAAATCGAGGAATTCGAAGGTTCTTTCACCAAAGAAAATCCGTCTGAAGAAACTTTGGAAACTTACAACAAAATCAAAGAAGAATTGGATCTGACTTTGCAGGAATGGGAATTCTTGGGAACTCAGTTGGAAGGTTAG
- a CDS encoding deoxyhypusine synthase family protein, which translates to MSKPITEFIEKYYLHFNAAALVDASKGYVAHLKDGGKMMITLAGAMSTAELGKILAEMIRQGKVDFISCTGANLEEDLMNLVAHTHYERVPNYRDLTPKEEWDLLERGLNRVTDTCIPEEEAFRRLQKHIYEIWKDADEKGERYFPHEYMYKMILSGVLEQYYEIPRENSWMIAAAEKNLPIVVPGWEDSTMGNIFTSYCIKGDLKFSTMKSGIEYMAYLADWYPKNSGGKGVGFFQVGGGIAGDFPICVVPMLYQDMEMHDIPFWSYFCQISDSTTSYGSYSGAVPNEKITWGKLDINTPKFIVESDATICAPLMFSYILENS; encoded by the coding sequence ATGAGCAAACCGATTACTGAGTTCATAGAGAAATATTATCTGCATTTCAATGCTGCGGCGTTGGTAGATGCGTCCAAAGGATATGTTGCGCATCTAAAAGATGGCGGGAAAATGATGATCACACTTGCTGGTGCAATGTCGACTGCGGAATTAGGGAAAATTCTTGCTGAGATGATCCGCCAGGGAAAAGTGGATTTCATTTCTTGTACTGGTGCAAACCTTGAGGAAGACTTGATGAATCTTGTGGCGCACACGCATTACGAAAGAGTTCCAAACTATAGAGACCTTACGCCGAAAGAAGAATGGGATTTGTTGGAAAGAGGCTTGAATAGAGTGACTGACACTTGTATCCCGGAAGAAGAAGCGTTCCGAAGATTGCAGAAGCATATCTACGAGATCTGGAAAGATGCAGACGAAAAAGGAGAAAGATATTTCCCGCACGAATATATGTACAAAATGATCTTGTCTGGCGTTCTTGAACAGTATTACGAAATCCCGAGAGAAAATTCTTGGATGATCGCGGCGGCAGAGAAAAATTTGCCAATCGTGGTACCAGGCTGGGAAGATTCTACAATGGGAAATATTTTCACATCTTATTGCATCAAAGGCGATTTGAAATTTTCTACAATGAAATCAGGAATCGAATATATGGCTTATCTGGCTGATTGGTACCCGAAAAATTCTGGTGGAAAAGGCGTTGGATTCTTCCAAGTTGGTGGTGGGATTGCAGGTGATTTCCCAATCTGTGTGGTGCCGATGTTGTACCAAGATATGGAGATGCACGATATTCCGTTCTGGAGTTATTTCTGTCAAATCTCTGATTCTACAACTTCTTACGGATCATATTCCGGAGCAGTTCCGAACGAGAAGATCACTTGGGGAAAATTGGATATCAACACACCGAAGTTCATCGTGGAAAGCGATGCAACGATCTGTGCACCATTGATGTTCAGTTATATCTTAGAAAATTCATAA
- a CDS encoding DUF493 domain-containing protein — translation MADIVETNHNNPEEFYKSLKEKLESQHNFPEEYLFKFIVPGDSEKITEILRVFDGLKYTLSNRESSKGKYTSVSLQCFVMDADQVIDIYQKVAKIENVMML, via the coding sequence ATGGCAGATATCGTAGAAACCAACCACAATAATCCAGAAGAGTTTTACAAATCATTAAAGGAAAAATTAGAAAGTCAGCACAACTTTCCAGAGGAATACCTTTTCAAGTTCATAGTTCCTGGAGATTCTGAAAAGATCACAGAGATCTTGAGAGTTTTTGATGGCCTTAAATACACTTTATCCAACAGAGAAAGTTCCAAAGGTAAATACACATCCGTTTCTTTGCAATGTTTCGTGATGGATGCGGATCAAGTCATCGACATCTATCAAAAGGTGGCGAAAATAGAAAATGTGATGATGCTGTAA
- a CDS encoding ferritin: protein MNTNRLSPQMQEALIKQMTKEAHASQIFLSYGCWADVKGYGGIANFLYRHSQEERNHMIKFMRYILDRGGEARVEAIPAPPENPFNLTDAFNKVFEHEVDNTTAIYEIVNLSFEEKDWATWNFMQWFVKEQIEEEKLALELIDKLKIAGGDSASDESLFTLDKALETAPDDVSLPQEATAENPS from the coding sequence ATGAATACTAATAGACTATCGCCCCAAATGCAAGAGGCATTAATCAAACAGATGACAAAAGAAGCACACGCTTCACAAATATTCCTTTCCTACGGCTGTTGGGCAGACGTCAAAGGCTATGGCGGAATTGCCAATTTCCTATACAGACACTCACAGGAGGAAAGAAATCATATGATAAAATTTATGCGTTACATCTTGGACAGAGGTGGCGAGGCAAGAGTGGAAGCGATTCCTGCACCACCGGAAAATCCTTTCAATCTAACGGACGCCTTCAATAAGGTTTTTGAACACGAAGTGGACAATACAACTGCCATTTACGAAATCGTAAACTTATCTTTTGAAGAGAAAGATTGGGCAACGTGGAATTTTATGCAATGGTTTGTGAAAGAACAAATTGAGGAAGAAAAATTAGCTTTGGAATTGATCGACAAATTGAAAATCGCTGGTGGAGACAGCGCTTCAGACGAATCTCTTTTCACGTTGGACAAAGCCTTGGAAACAGCGCCAGACGACGTTTCCCTTCCACAAGAGGCGACTGCTGAAAATCCTTCGTAA